In Alistipes sp. ZOR0009, the genomic window CGCCACCGAGGTGCTAAGCAGCGATCGGCCAAGGGTAAGCTTGTGGGTAACGCCTGCCGCGCCTGTTTTTATATTCCAGTCAAACTTAACTCTGTCAAAATCTACCTTCCATTTGGTGGAATCGGCATCTTCTGGCTCCTTAACGTTGTCGATACCTCCGATTCCCCACACCGAAAAGGTGCCCGCCTTGGCTGTAGGGAAATTCATCTTAAAAGATAGATCTTGGTAGATGGGAACTTGATCTGTTGGGATAATTTTTAGCTTAGAAAGGATTCCTGATGTAGCATATCGGTAGTTGAAGAGGTACGACGAGCTTTTTCCCTTCTTAAAGGGACCTTCGGAAGCTACATCGATACCCATTAACCCAATTTGTGCGGTATGCTCGCGCTTTTCGTTGTTTCCAACGCGCATTCTCATGTCGAAAACACCGGCAAGGGCGTTGCCGTATTCGGCGGGGAATGCACCGGTGTAAAAATCGGAGTTGCTTAGCAGCTGGCTGCTTAGGATGCTTACAAAGCCACCTCCAGCAACATTTCCGCCAGCAAAATGGTTCGGATTGGGGATTTCTACGCCTTCAACCCTCCACGAAACGCCTTTGGGCGAGTTTCCGCGGATGATAATGGCGTTATCCTGAATGTTGCCTACCGTTACTCCGGCAAAGGCTGATGCCATACGGGCCGGATCGTCCAATCCGCCGGCGTAGCGTCTGGTTTCTTCAACCGAGAAGGTGCGCGAGCTGATGCTGGCCATCGTATTTACGGTTCTATCCTTTCGTTGGTTAGCCTTAACAACTACCTCGTCCATTTGGCGTGATACCTGCTTTAGCCCGATGTTTAGAACCACCTCCTTGGCAGATGTTACTAGAATGTTTGGTAGGGTTACAGGCTCGTAGCCAATAAAGGAGGCCGTAAGGTCATGACGGCCAACTGGCACGTTGGCAATTCTGAAGGTACCTTCGGCGTTGCTGGCCGTACCAAGCGAAGATCCGCTTATTGCGATATTCCCACCTGGGATGGGCGATTGCGTTTCTATGTCGTAAAGTTTTCCGCGTACGGTTTGGGTAAGGCTCTGCCCGGCGGCGCTACCTACAAGCAGTAGGAGAGCCGCTACAAGTGCGATGTAGCTTTTCATGTTTGGTATGTTTTAAGATTGTTTGGAGAGGGAGGGAGGGGCCTCTGCTTCATTTTTGGAGGCAGAGGCCGTGGATTTAGTTGATACGGATGGCAACTCGTCCACCAATCCAGCCAGCGAGGTGGTTGCGGCTGTTAATCTTCTCAGAGATCATGGTGTAGGGCACGAGCTGCTTCATGTGGTGTACGTTGTCGGTGCTGCTGGTGCTATACACTAGCGCATTGGCGGTAATACCTGCCGCTAGCGACATCTTACCGAAGATATGCCTATCTATTCCGATATAAGCGCGGAACAGCTTGTTGTCGTGGCTAAACTTATCGTTGCAAATAATTTGGCTGTACATTAAATCGGCATCGAGTAGGGTACGGGGCGATAGGTTGTGGCTTGTTCCTATACCGAAGGTGGTTCCCCAGATTACCGTGCTCGAATTATCGGGAAGGATGGAGGCTCCAACAATGGTATGCAGCTTTTTTACGCCCGAGCGGTAGGCAACGTTTGCCATCAGCATGTCGTCGGTACCAAGTTCTATTTGGCTGTAGCCTGTGCGTACGATGCTCACCAAACCAATGGGAAGACCGCTGCAGCTATCGGATAAGTTTACCAAACCAAACTGTACTCCCTTAACTACCCTTGCTTTGTTGAGGATCCCAGCCATTTGAAGCCCATCTACCTTGTCGGAAACGTTGGCAACGCCTGCTGCCTGAATGCCTTTTGTTGTTTTGCTGCTGTTGAATACGCCGGCAGCCTGCACTCCCTTTACGGTTTTGGCTATGTTGGCTATGCCTGCAAGCTGACCGCCAACAACGCTGTCGGCTTGGTTGTAAACACCCGCATCCTGTGCTCCGATAATATTATGTGCCGTGTTGGTAACTCCAGCCATCTGTAATCCTTTGATATTGCCTTTTGCAATGTTTGCAACCCCCGAAGCCTGCGCTCCTGTAACTCTTTGCGAGGTATTAAGCACTCCAGCAAACTGGCCTCCGTTTACATTTCCGCTAGTTAGGTTGACAACTCCTGCAAATTGAGCGCCGCCTACATTTCCTTTTACCATATTGGCAACTCCGCCAATTTCGGCCCAGCGAACGCCTTTAGATGTGCCTGCAATGATGTTTATCGAAACGCCATTCTCAATTTTATTGGATAAAAAGCCGTTTGTTCCGAGTGTTGGTACAAAAGATATTTGAAATGGACGAAAATCTGCGGCTGTAGATGCTTCTTGTGCGCTTACTTCTAGTGTTACTGCTAAACCTGCTGCGGCAAAAGCCAATTTTAATGCTGTACTTGTCATTACTTATATTGTTTTCTTTGTTTAATTCGTCTTCGTTGGTCGGGTTGCCCCCCGATTTCGCTACTATGACAACTTGGAATTGTAGTCTCCCCCCTCGTGATGAAAAAAAATCAGGATGATTTTTAAAAAAGCTTCGATATGAAGTGCAAGGCAACTGACGTGCTGGTGCTGATGGCTAGCAGTGCCTGCTCGATCATAAAGTCGGCAAGCTTGGCTAGATGGATTACAAGGTAGGGTAGCTGTCTCATAGTTTGCGGTTATTTTTAGACCTATGACACCTTACTGCTCGATACTCCCCCTTGTATGTTTTCCTTTTTCGAATGTTTATGGCAATTTTTACGTATGGAAACAAAAAATCCCGAGCATTTATCTCGGGATCTTCTGTTTTTATCGGTATCGTAGCGGGTTATCCAACAACCGACTTGCGGAAATAGCCGCACTCGTTAATTATCTCCTTGTAGAATTTTGTGTTCTTGTAGCCTTTTAGCAGCTTAAAGCTATTCCACTGAATAAAGTCAGGACTATTAGAATCGTAGTTATACTCGTTCTCCCTGTTGCTGTACAGGGTAGTGTTGTACCACTCGTTACGCTCGCACTTGGCCATCATGAAGAGGCATTTGGCTTTTTGCTCGTTATTTGTTGCCCTTTTGAATGCGATTTGGTAGTACTTCATGGCCATTTTGTTGGAGGTAAGCATGGCCGCGAATTCGGTTGGAATATAGTAAGGCGACGACTGTCCTGCCGTAATAACGCCTCCTTCGTAGAATGCACGGGCATTTCCGTAGTGGCTCATGTTGTAGAAGGCGTTGCCCAGCATAAAGGCGTTGGCATGTACGTTGGTACCTGCAGCAACGGCCGTTTCCAGATCCTTCATCTTCTTAAGAAACGACATTTTGGTGTACTTTACCTTCTGAGGTGCCATGTGATCGCAGTCGTGGCAGTCGTTTTTCCTGCCAATAAAAGGGTTTCCTAGCAGCGTGCTGGTTTCTCCAACATTTTGCATTAGGGCAATGGCGTTAGATAGGCTATCGCTGTAGGCAGCCCGTATGGCTTGGTACTCCCATAGGTCTACTAGCTTTTTTTCGCTCATTCCCATGCAAAACTTGTCGTAAGCGTTGGGCTTTGCGTTTTGGAAGTAGGCCTTCATCTTTTCTATGTTGCTGTTGCTGCTGTAGAAGGCGGTGCTGGACGAGAAGCACTCTGCCTTAACAGCATCACCCTGCGCTTCATATTTTTGGGCAAGCTCCTTCTTTACCCAACTCTGTGCGTTGTAGTAGCGAAAGCGGGTGTCTACGTTTTTGTCGGATAGCTTATAGAGCCACTGAAGATCGGCAAGCAGCGACTGCTCGTTGGCTGGCGTAATTTTAGGTAGCAGCTTAATGTTGGTAAGCAGCGTTAGCAGGCGCAGCTGACTTTTTGCAAGATCGTTATTGGGGGTACCCTTAGCCGCCTTTTGGTAGTAGTGCGCCGATTTTTGGTAGTCGCCTATTAGAAAGGATAGGTAACCTGCCGATACGTCCCATAAAAATGGGTTGGAGGTTTTTCCCTCGTTGGCCACCTGCTGGCACCAGCGGATATCCTGCTCAATGGCCTTCTTCGCCGAGTCGGTATTTTGGCTGTAGGGTGTTCCTATCTCCTGCTTGTTTACAAAGCGGGTAAGCAGCAGGTCTAGCTTTGTGCTATACGACGACATCTTGTAAATTTCCTTCATCGAGCGTACCTCGTCGGCGTAGTTGATGCCCAACAGGTGCCAAAGGGTTATGCGCTCCTCGTTATTTTGACAAAGTTCGAGCGTTTGCTGCCAGTCGCTCTCGTTTTGTGGGTGAAAGCTCGAGTGAGCCACCACCTTTAGCTGGTTGCAGCCGTCGTAGATGCGGCTGTAGTAGTAGTTGGCAATGACGTATCTGTCCATGGCGTAGTAGGCACCAGCGGCGTACGACATGGCACGGTAGTACATGGTGCTAGGGCTGAACTTTAGCTTGTTCGATTCGAAGGTATAGGTGCAGCGATCCCAATCGTAGAAGTAGTAGTAGCGCACCAGCTGAAACCAGTAGCGCTCCTTTAGGAATTGATCGCTGCTCTTTTCGAAGCCGTTGCGAAGCGACTCCTCAATGTTGCCCATATCCGATCTGCTGGGCAGCGTACGCTTGTCGTCCCAGTAGTAGTTGTAGTAAACGGCGTACTGCTCGCACTTTTTGGCGTACATCAGGTAGTAGATAAAGTCTTTGTGCTGCGGATTGTTTCGGCTTATCCCTTTAGCCTTGCGTTTTAGCGAGTCGGGGAGCACCTTGCCATCGAAGAAGGCGACAAGCTGGCCTATGGCCTTGCTGTTTGCCTTGTTTAGCAGGTACTCGAGCGAGGGTTTATCCACGGAGCCTTTTAAGTACTTGCTCCAGTCGGCAACGTTGGTGCTGTTGAAGCGTTCGTTGTGCTCGGTGTCGAATCCTATCTGGTAGTAGAATAGCCAGGTGTAGAAGAATGGGGTTTGGGTGGTGTCGGCCACAAATACCTCTGGCGTATAGTTCGAGGAGTAGCTCTCGTCCCAATCGCCCCCAGCGCAGGCCCGTACAATACCGTACGAGGCAGCCAAAAGAAGCAGGCTAGCGCATACGATTTGCCAGCTTTTGATAGACTTTAATTTCATACTGCTTAATATTAATAGAATCTAAATCGTAAAAAATCAGGTTTTGAGGGTAGGCTTTGAGGTTTTGGCGGATATCCTTGGCCATTTCGTTCAGCTCCTCGTCCGAAATGGTCTCTATTTTCACCTCGTCGCCCTGCTTAAAGTAGTAGCCGCCCTTAAAGCAGGGCTCGCTAACGCGGTAGCGGTTGCTGGCCACCTTTTTAAAGTGCGGATCGTTGGCAAAGTGGCCATCGTTCATCTTATTAAGCAGGTGCACCACCATATTTTGGCGTATCTGGATGCCCCACGTGAAGATGGGCAGCGCAATATCCAGCGGCAGCGGGTAGCTGCCTACCGAGCTGATGTACTTCTGCGCATTCTCCCTATCGTAGATGGAGCAGCGGCTGTCGGCGCTTATCTTGCCCATGTTGTAGTACATCAGCACGCCCCTGTCGATGGGGGGCACGCCCGTTTTTTTTGGGTACTTTACCTGGTGAAGGCGTATGGTGGCCGATAGCGTCTGCCGGGTTAGGGCCCGGTACTTTTTGAGGAACTCGAAGTAGGCATCCTTGGTTTTTACCGTCCAGTCGCAGTCAAACTGCATTTCGGCGGGGTTAATCCCATAGTTTTGGTTGATTTTGCCCACCAGCTGCGCCACCTTTTGGCTAAGCGAATCCACCTCTAGGGGGCTGGCGCCATCGAACACCCTATTTTTAATAAATACCACGGGGATGATGGTGCAGCGCGGAAGGCTGTCGCCCTTAACCACGGCCAGCGGCGTTGCGCGGCCAAGCAGCGGATGGATGTCTACGTCGAAGTAGCGGACGTAGAGCTTCTGCACGTTGTTGCTTTCGAGGGCTTGCCGCTCGGTTGATCCGAGGGTAAAGCGGCTCTTCCAGTAGTAGAACGATACCTCGGGGCGAGGCCCGTTGCTGCAGGAGGGTAGGAGGGTGCCTACGCACAGCAACGCCACCAAGGCGCCACCTACAATCGTCCTGTAGCCATTTTTTACAATACCTATTTGCATGCTGTTTAACCGAATGTTAAACAAAGATAGCCCAAAAGGGGCGCCATCCAAATTGCCTGCCCAATTTTGGGGGTGTTGGGTACCCGAAAGTTGGGCAACCGCCCCTACGAGGCCCTGCCAAGGGCGATGGGCAGCGGCTCGTGCGCTTTTGCCTTTAGGCGCTTGCGCTTAAGCAGCCGCTGGCACTGCTGGATGCGGTCGTACCCGAGCATGGTGCCCAGAATGAAGTCCTCCTCGTCGGTAAAGTCGTTGAGGTTTTGCTTGCCGAACGATTTGAGCACCTCGATGCACTCGCGCTTCCCAAAAAAGACGTTGAACTTGCGCTCGTTCACCCAGTATATCAGGTGCTCAATCTGCTTGCGCTCCAGCACCTCCTTGGCCTGCTGGTAGTCCTGCGCCCTCATGGTGTGCAGCACCAAGCTGCGGAGGCCCTTCTTGTACTCGTAGATGTGATGTCCTAGCACTTCCATTAGCTGCTCGTTTTGTTGTACAGGCAAAGGTGGCCCATTGTTTTGGGGGCATCAATCCCCATAAGTGGGTATTTTTAGGGGGATGCGGCAGGCGTTTTGCCTTTAATGGGGGGAGTGATGCGGCCCTATGGGGCTTTGGAGGCTCTCTACCGGGCATGACGGGCCGATTGGTGGAGGCAAAGCTGCGCAGCTACCTGTCGAAAGCTAGGAAAACTTAATAAAAACGCATTCAACAGGTGTTGAAAGCTAATCAAACTTAATTGAAAGCCATTCGTCACCCGTTGAAAGCTAACCAAACTTAATAAAAATACATTCGTCACCTGTTGAAAGCTAAAACAATTAGCTTTTGGAGGATTCGTCTGGTGTCGAATGGCTTTCTAAACGATTTAGGGGGATTTGACACCCTGTGGATGGGTTTTAAGCGGGCCGAGGCGCCATTCTCGCGTGGTAGAATGGCGCCTCGGCTATGGGGTGGGGCGTTGTACTGCCCGTTACCGGCATGTTGGATGGTTGCCCCCGGCGTGGACGGCTTGCCGCTAGAACCTAAAGGCTACCCGGCCGCCAATCCACCCGCAGATGGTGCGTTCGGCATCGGCCTTGCTGCTCCAAAGGGTGTAGGGGATGGCGTTTTCGAGGGTTTTATCGTTGGTGGCGCTGGCGTTTCGGTAGCGGAGCACGTTGGTGGTAACCCCTAGGGCCACCGAGCGGCGCTTGCCGAGGCTGCGGTTTAGCCCCACGTATAGCTGAAAGTGGTCGTTGTCGTCCTCAAAGCGGTCGGCAACGATGATGCTTTTCGAGTGCAGCTCCAGGTCTACATCCATCTTCTGGCTTACGCCCCAGCTCGATCCAAACCCGTAGCCGATGCTCCAGATGGGGCGCTGCAGCCCGTCGAGGTGTACCCCCGCGCTGATGATGTTGTGCAGCTTCTTGTGGCCGCTCCTAAAGGCGATGCCGGTGCTCATCAGCTCGTCCGACGACACCTCTATTCGGTGGTACCCCTTCTTGATGTAGCTGAATAGGCCAACCGCCATGCCGTTGCCGCTGTCGGCAAGGTTCACCAGCCCGATTTGAAATCCGCTGAGCAGCTTGGCGCGGTTTACCATCCCGGCAACCTGTACGCCCATTAGGGTGTCGGCCCGGTTGTAGACGCCTGCGCACTGGGTGCCGCTCACCTTGCGGGCAAGGTTGGTAACCCCCGCTATCTGGCTTCCCTTTATAAGGGTCGATTGGTTG contains:
- a CDS encoding DUF2023 family protein — protein: MEVLGHHIYEYKKGLRSLVLHTMRAQDYQQAKEVLERKQIEHLIYWVNERKFNVFFGKRECIEVLKSFGKQNLNDFTDEEDFILGTMLGYDRIQQCQRLLKRKRLKAKAHEPLPIALGRAS